One Sylvia atricapilla isolate bSylAtr1 chromosome 24, bSylAtr1.pri, whole genome shotgun sequence genomic window carries:
- the LOC136371394 gene encoding uncharacterized protein, whose amino-acid sequence MPPGHPAGRTRAGDSAPAAPRTARGDGAQVPRGGHGQPEGGPGDTAPLLPLRLGARPALPAAGILPAAAVCPECLLRAASAPARLPRDSPAARDRDRGHKGLGRPRHGLSPSSAHHISQRGLAPRPALPHHGLSCPRRWESAACCHPGQEIAAAVGQDQPGPPRAPPGHPLGTPWAPTEPSPARLGCPTATSGPVPSPTGDSDPAPRVAVSQRVPSPSEGPAPTPSPSWGTPAAPQEPADPSRPQHSPGGPTAGTASPPPRRRDPVTGPQSPGRARPLSQRGDRESHPRNA is encoded by the exons ATGCCCCCCGGTCATCCTGCTGGAAGGACGAGGGCGGGGGACTCAGCCCCGGCCGCTCCCCGGACAGCCCGCGGGGACGGTGCCCAGGTGCCGAGAGGAGGGCACGGGCAGCCCGAGGGCGGCCCCGGGGACACGGCGCCGCTCCTGCCGCTGCGGCTCGGTGCCAGGCCGGCCCTGCCCGCTGCCGGGATCCTGCCCGCGGCCGCTGTTTGCCCAGAGTGTTTGCTCagggctgcctctgcccctgcccgcCTTCCCAGGGATTCACCggctgccagggacagggacagggggcaCAAGGGGCTTGGCCGCCCCCGCCATGGGCTGAGCCCGTCCTCAGCTCATCACATCTCCCAGAGGGGTCTTGCCCCGCGCCCGGCGTTGCCTCACCACGGCCTTTCCTGTCCCCGGCGTTGGGAAAGCGCTGCCTGCTGTCACCCAGGGCAGGAAATTGCAGCCGCCGTGGGGCAGGATCAGCCTGGACCCCCCCGGGCACCCCCCGGGCACCCCCTGGGCACCCCCTGGGCACCCACCGAGCCAAGCCCTGCACGGCTGGGGTGTCCCACGGCCACCAgtggccctgtccccagccccacaggtgACTCTGACCCCGCCCCACGGGTGGCCGTGTCCCagcgtgtccccagcccctcggAGGggcct GcacccacccccagcccctcctgggggACCCCCGCAGCCCCCCAGGAGCCCGCAGATCCCAGTcgcccccagcacagcccaggtggCCCGACAGCCGGGACAGCCTCGCCTCCTCCCCGCCGCAGGGACCCCGTCACGGGCCCTCAGTCCCCGGGCAGAGCCAGGCCTCTGTCCCAGCGTGGGGACAGGGAAAGTCACCCCCGAAACGCGTGA